The following proteins are encoded in a genomic region of Magallana gigas chromosome 1, xbMagGiga1.1, whole genome shotgun sequence:
- the LOC105317672 gene encoding tripartite motif-containing protein 2 — translation MALSKPVSEGVEQVIAQHYLMCGTADCKKNCQFYCNPCHHPMCEQCKDEHKQSPESKSHEVVVYRHRNRKLPVEKCRDHPSKDIDMICEDCQVLLCSKCAIQDHRGHIFADLETIYSKNFSLCLDEIRNIYQYFLPTIREMKRDIREDAMKLITFMDDLRALIKSEAESMRRLVDEVMSDKLEQVVKLEETLKDEIQSQYDTYKEYKGYLEDIYNRITGYMTFDKVQSNPILFSLSEHLKIKPIPETTKPIYPVFTAGQYSKDDFAYLFGNISTPDTLPEKRRMKPKETPPKRTLSLSSSVDIVKEYTVPSVKCAYYLSLDTFGGIWVSDNYGNLVHADLQGNQLQKILTSVGDEGYHSVTKSGDLIYTDSGNNTIKMITLDKKITEFMNIEKWTPLSIHSSNINGDILVGMSKGRTGKVTRYNSSGKEIQNIQRDSRSQGLYISYPRYITENINGDICISDYDKSAVVVLYKTGQHKFSYTGQGSKFRPFGICTDIVGHILVCDNESNTVHLLDQDGQFLLLLLTEEHGIYRPVSVCVDADNKLYVGQFNTNKVKVYEFLE, via the coding sequence ATGGCATTATCAAAGCCAGTAAGTGAAGGTGTTGAACAGGTTATAGCCCAGCATTATTTGATGTGTGGCACCGCAGATTGTAAGAAGAACTGCCAGTTTTACTGCAATCCTTGTCACCACccaatgtgtgaacaatgcaaAGATGAACATAAACAGAGTCCAGAGAGCAAGAGTCATGAAGTTGTCGTTTACCGACATCGTAACCGAAAACTTCCTGTGGAGAAATGCCGAGACCATCCTTCTAAAGATATAGATATGATTTGTGAGGACTGTCAAGTTCTACTATGTTCCAAATGTGCAATACAAGACCACCGAGGGCATATATTTGCCGATCTAGAGACAATTTATTCAAAGAACTTTAGTCTCTGCCTTGATGAAATACGTAACATTTATCAATACTTTCTTCCAACCATTCGAGAAATGAAGAGAGACATCAGAGAAGATGCCATGAAACTAATTACATTTATGGATGATTTGAGGGCATTAATAAAATCTGAAGCAGAGTCCATGAGACGTCTGGTGGATGAAGTGATGTCAGACAAGTTGGAACAAGTCGTCAAACTAGAAGAAACTCTGAAGGACGAAATTCAGAGCCAATATGATACATACAAGGAATACAAAGGTTATCTCGAGGACATTTACAATAGGATCACCGGATACATGACCTTTGATAAAGTCCAAAGCAATCCAATCCTTTTCTCACTTTCAGAACATCTGAAAATCAAACCTATTCCTGAAACCACAAAGCCAATTTATCCAGTATTTACTGCTGGTCAATACAGCAAGGATGATTTTGCTTACCTATTCGGTAACATATCAACTCCTGACACTTTACCAGAGAAGAGAAGAATGAAACCCAAGGAAACTCCTCCGAAACGGACTCTCTCTTTGTCTTCCTCTGTAGACATAGTCAAGGAATATACTGTACCAAGTGTAAAATGTGCTTATTATTTATCACTTGATACCTTCGGCGGAATATGGGTCAGCGATAATTATGGTAACCTTGTCCATGCAGATCTGCAAGGGAACCAGTTACAGAAAATTCTAACCAGTGTCGGGGATGAAGGTTACCACAGTGTAACTAAAAGCGGGGATTTAATTTACACAGACAGTGGAAATAATACCATCAAAATGATAACATTGGATAAAAAGATCACTGAGTTTATGAACATTGAAAAATGGACCCCTCTCAGCATACACTCCTCCAACATCAACGGGGATATACTGGTAGGAATGAGCAAGGGTCGAACGGGTAAGGTCACCAGGTATAACAGTTCAGGGaaagaaatacagaacatacagaGGGACAGCAGAAGTCAGGGACTTTATATTAGCTATCCACGCTATATCACTGAAAATATCAACGGTGATATCTGTATATCAGACTATGACAAAAGTGCCGTTGTGGTTTTATATAAAACAGGACAACACAAATTCTCCTACACAGGTCAGGGTTCAAAGTTCCGTCCCTTTGGTATCTGTACTGATATCGTCGGTCACATCCTGGTTTGTGATAATGAGAGTAACACCGTTCATTTACTGGATCAGGACGGTCAGTTCTTGTTGTTACTACTCACAGAGGAGCACGGGATATATAGGCCAGTTAGTGTGTGTGTTGATGCTGATAACAAACTTTATGTGGGTCAATTTAACACGAACAAAGTGAAAGTGTACGAGTTTCTAGAGTGA
- the LOC105317671 gene encoding E3 ubiquitin-protein ligase TRIM56 — MASSKPEVSCTAHDLPDTAQHYLVCDTEDCKKNCKFYCNPCHRSMCEQCKDDHQKGSETKGHEMVHYRLRKRKLPVEKCKEHPSKDIDMNCENCQVPLCSKCAIQDHRGHTFEDLETIYSKNFGLCLDETRNIHQYFLPTVQEIKKDIREDAKKLITFMDKIRELIKIESESMKGLVDEVMSEKFEQVNKLEETLKEGIQSQYDTYKEYNAYLKNFDTKIYGYMCFDKVQSNPILFSLSEYLKIKPIPETTKPIYPECTAGQYSKDDFAKLFGQISIPDTKPEKRRIKPLEKLPTQLEPTKKQRGRKRGKSFTKRTLSLSSSVDIAKEYTVPSVKGAYHLSLDTSGGIWVSDNYGNLVHADLKGNQLQKIQTSAGDEGYHTVTKDGDLIYTDRENNIINLITSDKTVAEFIKTEKWTPLSIHSSHINRDILVGLNKDREGQVARYNKTGKEIQNTQKDSKGQGICISYPHFITENINGDICLSDYDKNAVVLINKMGQHKFTYTGQGSKFRPFGICTDIVGHILVCDNESNTVHLLDQDGQFLSFLLTEEHGINNPLSVCVDADNNLHVGQYNTNKVKVYEFLE, encoded by the coding sequence ATGGCATCCTCCAAGCCAGAGGTGTCTTGTACTGCTCATGACTTACCAGACACTGCCCAGCATTATTTAGTGTGTGACACTGAAGACTGCAAGAAGAACTGCAAGTTTTACTGCAATCCTTGCCACCGGTcaatgtgtgaacaatgcaaAGATGACCACCAGAAAGGTTCAGAAACTAAGGGCCATGAAATGGTCCATTACCGTTTACGAAAACGAAAACTTCCTGTGGAGAAATGCAAGGAGCATCCCTCTAAAGATATAGATATGAATTGTGAAAATTGTCAGGTTCCACTGTGTTCCAAATGTGCAATACAAGACCACCGAGGGCACACGTTTGAGGATCTAGAGACGATTTATTCAAAGAACTTCGGTCTCTGCCTTGATGAAACACGTAACATTCATCAATATTTTCTCCCAACCGTAcaagaaataaagaaagataTTAGAGAGGATGCCAAGAAACTTATTACTTTCATGGATAAAATAAGAGAGTTGATAAAAATTGAATCAGAGTCCATGAAAGGTCTGGTGGATGAAGTGATGTCAGAAAAGTTCGAACAAGTCAACAAACTAGAAGAAACACTGAAGGAGGGAATTCAGAGTCAATATGATACATACAAGGAGTACAATGCCTATCTTAAGAATTTCGATACTAAGATTTACGGTTACATGTGTTTCGATAAAGTCCAAAGCAATCCAATCCTATTCTCACTTTCAGAATATCTGAAAATCAAACCTATCCCTGAAACCACCAAGCCAATCTATCCAGAATGTACCGCTGGTCAATATAGTAAGGATGACTTCGCTAAACTTTTCGGTCAAATATCAATTCCTGACACTAAACCAGAGAAGAGAAGAATAAAACCACTGGAAAAACTCCCTACTCAGTTAGAACCTACAAAAAAGCAAAGAGGACGAAAAAGGGGGAAATCTTTTACAAAAAGAACTCTCTCCTTGTCTTCCTCTGTAGACATAGCCAAGGAATATACTGTACCAAGTGTAAAAGGTGCTTATCATTTATCACTTGATACGTCCGGCGGCATATGGGTCAGTGATAATTATGGTAACCTTGTCCATGCAGATCTGAAGGGGAATCAGTTACAGAAGATACAAACCAGTGCCGGGGATGAAGGTTACCACACAGTAACCAAAGATGGGGATTTAATCTATACAGACAGAGAAAACAACATCATAAATTTAATAACATCAGATAAAACAGTCGCTGAAtttattaaaactgaaaaatgGACACCTCTTAGCATACACTCCTCCCACATAAACAGAGACATTCTGGTGGGGTTGAACAAGGATCGAGAGGGTCAGGTCGCTAGGTATAACAAGACGGGCAAAGAAATACAGAACACTCAGAAGGATAGCAAAGGCCAGGGAATATGTATTAGCTATCCACACTTTATCACTGAAAACATCAACGGTGATATCTGTTTATCAGACTACGATAAAAATGCCGTTGTATTGATCAATAAAATGGGACAACACAAATTCACCTACACAGGTCAGGGTTCAAAGTTCCGTCCCTTTGGTATCTGTACTGATATCGTCggtcacatcctggtgtgtgataaTGAGAGTAACACCGTTCATTTACTGGATCAGGACGGTCAGTTCTTGTCGTTTCTTCTCACGGAGGAGCACGGGATAAATAATCCCCTTAGTGTATGTGTGGATGCGGATAACAATCTTCATGTGGGACAATATAACACGAACAAAGTGAAAGTGTACGAGTTTCTAGAGTGA